A stretch of the Arthrobacter stackebrandtii genome encodes the following:
- a CDS encoding type II toxin-antitoxin system HicB family antitoxin, with protein MSHTDHYSYRVRWSAEDGEFVGTVAEMPSLSWLDGDRAQAFDGIQKLVAEVVEDMLAAGETPPEAIADRTYSGKFLLRIPPELHRELAIEAAEQHISLNRLASSRLLGNQ; from the coding sequence CCGCTGGTCGGCGGAAGACGGTGAGTTTGTAGGAACGGTTGCAGAAATGCCTTCACTGTCGTGGCTTGACGGCGACCGGGCGCAGGCCTTTGACGGCATCCAAAAGCTCGTCGCAGAGGTTGTGGAGGACATGTTGGCCGCCGGCGAGACTCCTCCCGAAGCTATTGCTGATCGTACGTATTCCGGAAAATTCTTGCTCAGGATTCCGCCGGAACTGCACCGCGAGCTTGCCATCGAAGCTGCCGAGCAACATATTTCACTCAACAGGCTTGCCTCTTCACGGTTGTTAGGCAACCAGTAA
- a CDS encoding serine protein kinase RIO, whose amino-acid sequence MKFSADTQHFEKISRKSPNRRNPRLGEAFSGSPDRAPDWNVLDDALAENQRWSTWPDLEKLMRGPQPYPAFVIEDAAAIDTDLGVLKTGKEADVFLVERATESRRALLAAKRYRSADQRLFQRSTIYTEGRSVRRSRDARALKNNSSYGREVEAARWADAEWTYLRMAHENGIPVPYPVQIYGTEIMMEFIEDPGNRGVAAPRLQSVRPEPGLLESYWHQLTEAMKAFARLGFAHGDLSPYNVLAAGDRLVIIDLPQLVDLAGNLQAAELLARDCRNMCAWFNARGLEVDDGELLASLLAETW is encoded by the coding sequence ATGAAGTTTTCTGCTGACACTCAGCACTTCGAAAAAATCTCCCGCAAGTCCCCGAACCGCCGCAACCCCCGTCTGGGCGAGGCGTTTTCCGGGTCGCCCGACCGTGCCCCGGACTGGAATGTCCTGGACGACGCACTTGCCGAAAACCAGCGCTGGTCCACCTGGCCGGACCTGGAAAAGCTGATGCGGGGCCCGCAGCCCTACCCCGCGTTCGTCATTGAGGATGCCGCCGCCATTGACACCGATCTAGGCGTCCTGAAAACCGGCAAGGAGGCGGATGTCTTCCTTGTTGAACGTGCCACGGAATCACGGCGCGCGCTGCTGGCAGCCAAGCGCTACAGGTCCGCCGACCAGCGCCTCTTCCAGCGCTCCACCATCTATACGGAAGGACGTTCGGTGCGGCGTTCCCGCGACGCCCGGGCGCTGAAGAACAACAGCAGCTACGGCCGGGAGGTGGAGGCCGCACGCTGGGCCGACGCCGAGTGGACGTACCTCCGCATGGCCCATGAGAACGGCATCCCGGTGCCCTACCCCGTGCAGATTTACGGCACGGAGATCATGATGGAGTTCATCGAGGACCCCGGAAACCGCGGGGTTGCGGCGCCACGCCTGCAGTCGGTGCGGCCAGAACCCGGGCTGCTGGAGAGCTACTGGCACCAGCTCACGGAGGCCATGAAGGCCTTCGCCCGGCTGGGGTTCGCCCATGGCGACCTCTCCCCCTACAACGTGCTGGCCGCCGGTGACCGCCTGGTCATCATCGACCTGCCGCAGTTGGTGGACCTGGCTGGGAACCTTCAGGCGGCTGAGTTGCTGGCCCGCGACTGCCGGAACATGTGCGCATGGTTCAACGCCCGCGGCTTGGAGGTTGACGACGGCGAACTCCTCGCCAGCCTGCTCGCCGAGACCTGGTAG
- a CDS encoding GDSL-type esterase/lipase family protein, producing MNDGEVQLCFIGDSFVAGVGDETGLGWTGRLVVHAASAGRPVTAYNLGIRGNTSADILARAGSEVDARRNPMRRTAVVLSMGVNDTIFVDGAPRVALAESCANLGLLLDMFADDPVLVVGPPAVSHEDVNDRIRELTLRFHSLCRDRDVPFVPVFEPLEDNPVWRRQVLEGDGAHPRSEGYMELYELVAPYWERWLEQ from the coding sequence ATGAACGACGGCGAAGTGCAGCTTTGCTTCATCGGCGACTCCTTTGTGGCGGGCGTTGGGGACGAGACCGGGCTCGGCTGGACGGGGCGGCTGGTGGTGCACGCCGCGTCGGCGGGCAGGCCCGTGACCGCCTACAACCTGGGCATCCGTGGCAACACTTCAGCCGACATCCTGGCCAGGGCCGGGTCGGAAGTCGATGCTCGGCGGAACCCCATGCGGCGGACTGCGGTGGTCCTGTCGATGGGCGTCAACGACACCATTTTTGTGGACGGGGCACCTCGGGTGGCGCTGGCGGAGTCCTGTGCCAACCTCGGGCTGCTGCTGGACATGTTCGCCGACGATCCCGTTCTGGTGGTGGGGCCGCCTGCGGTGTCGCACGAGGATGTGAACGACCGGATACGTGAACTTACGCTCCGGTTCCACTCGCTGTGCCGGGACCGGGACGTTCCCTTTGTGCCGGTCTTTGAACCCCTGGAGGACAACCCCGTGTGGCGCCGGCAGGTGCTCGAGGGCGACGGCGCCCACCCGCGCTCCGAGGGGTACATGGAGCTTTATGAGCTTGTGGCGCCGTACTGGGAGCGCTGGCTGGAGCAATAG
- the pta gene encoding phosphate acetyltransferase, whose translation MSRGIYVSATTPGSGKTLVSLGLADALHRRADRIGFFRPITSAADPEQDPTVAMLRRMYELDPEVCRAGMTTTEARALLASGKREEIDARAVEIFSEISKLVDVVIVEGTELTGQDAAVEFDLNARLANNLGLPVLAVVGARGLGPEEIADAVDVARKELASEHTSLLAMMVNRADPAAMDTITAAIRPGQRQLPVYVIPEIAEISRPTVGEVAAALKLRQMAGSPELERDVHAIKVAAMTVGNFLSQLNSSDLVIVPGDRADVMVATLASAFSPEFPVPSGMVLTGGLAPDPHVLPFLAHAPFPVFAHDGDTFSAAQAVSEVRSEIHTGQRRKVAAAMGAWARNVDEAELLERLSLPRPATMTPLRFLHELIERARSERKHIVLPEGTDSRVLAAAEILHRRDVCDLTVLGAPAAVEELAASHGIDLRGITIVDPATSPLRESFAVEYQRLRAHKGVDLTRAREVMLDGSYFGTMMVQLGHVDGMVSGAAHTTANTIRPALEFVKTKPGVKIVSSVFLMLLADRVLVYGDCAVNPEPNEDQLADIAIASAATAAQFGVEPRIAMLSYSTGGSGSGSAVDEVRRATEIARAARPDLAIEGPIQYDAAVDVSIAASKLPASDVAGQATVFIFPDLNTGNNTYKAVQQSSGAVAVGPVLQGLNKPINDLSRGCTVEDIVNTVAITSIQAQAPAAEPAAGPAGTTSETTEAKDS comes from the coding sequence ATGTCCCGTGGAATTTATGTCAGCGCAACCACTCCCGGTTCCGGTAAAACGCTTGTGTCGCTGGGGCTGGCGGACGCCCTGCACAGGAGAGCAGACAGGATCGGGTTCTTCCGCCCGATCACCTCGGCCGCGGATCCGGAGCAGGACCCCACGGTGGCCATGTTGCGCCGCATGTATGAGCTGGACCCGGAGGTGTGCCGTGCCGGCATGACCACCACCGAGGCCCGCGCGCTGCTGGCCTCCGGCAAGCGCGAGGAAATTGATGCCCGCGCCGTGGAGATCTTCAGCGAAATCTCCAAGCTGGTGGACGTGGTGATCGTGGAAGGCACCGAACTCACGGGCCAGGATGCCGCCGTTGAATTCGACCTCAACGCCCGCCTCGCCAACAACCTGGGCCTGCCGGTGCTGGCCGTGGTGGGCGCCCGCGGCCTTGGCCCGGAGGAGATCGCAGACGCCGTGGACGTGGCCCGCAAGGAGCTCGCATCGGAGCACACCTCGCTGCTGGCCATGATGGTCAACCGCGCCGATCCCGCAGCCATGGACACCATCACGGCCGCCATCCGCCCCGGCCAGCGCCAGCTGCCCGTCTACGTGATCCCCGAGATCGCGGAGATCTCCCGGCCCACCGTGGGAGAGGTCGCCGCTGCCCTGAAGCTGCGCCAGATGGCCGGCAGCCCCGAGCTCGAGCGCGACGTCCACGCCATCAAGGTGGCCGCCATGACCGTGGGCAACTTCCTGAGCCAGCTCAACTCCAGCGACCTCGTGATCGTCCCCGGCGACCGCGCCGACGTCATGGTTGCCACGCTCGCCTCGGCGTTTTCCCCGGAGTTCCCCGTCCCCAGCGGCATGGTCCTGACCGGCGGACTGGCCCCGGACCCGCATGTGCTGCCGTTCCTGGCCCACGCGCCCTTCCCTGTTTTTGCGCACGACGGCGACACCTTCAGTGCCGCTCAGGCGGTCAGTGAGGTGCGCAGCGAGATCCATACGGGCCAGCGGCGCAAGGTGGCCGCAGCCATGGGCGCCTGGGCCCGGAACGTGGACGAGGCGGAGCTGCTGGAGCGGCTCTCCCTGCCCCGGCCCGCCACCATGACCCCGCTGCGATTCCTGCACGAACTCATTGAACGGGCCCGCAGCGAACGCAAGCACATCGTGCTGCCGGAAGGCACTGACTCCCGTGTGCTTGCCGCGGCCGAGATCCTGCACCGCCGCGACGTCTGCGACCTGACCGTCCTGGGCGCCCCGGCCGCCGTCGAGGAACTGGCCGCATCCCACGGCATCGACCTGCGAGGAATCACCATTGTGGATCCGGCCACCTCGCCGCTGCGCGAGTCATTTGCCGTGGAGTACCAGCGCCTGCGCGCCCACAAGGGCGTGGACCTCACCCGTGCCCGCGAGGTCATGCTGGACGGCTCCTACTTTGGCACCATGATGGTCCAGCTGGGCCACGTGGACGGCATGGTCTCCGGCGCCGCCCACACCACGGCCAACACGATCCGCCCGGCCCTGGAGTTTGTGAAGACCAAGCCCGGCGTCAAGATTGTCTCCTCCGTGTTCCTGATGCTGCTTGCCGACCGGGTCCTCGTGTACGGCGACTGCGCCGTCAACCCGGAGCCCAACGAGGATCAGCTGGCGGACATCGCGATCGCCTCCGCCGCAACCGCAGCCCAGTTTGGCGTGGAGCCGCGCATCGCCATGCTCTCCTATTCCACGGGCGGTTCCGGATCCGGCTCCGCAGTGGACGAGGTGCGCCGGGCCACGGAGATTGCCCGGGCCGCACGCCCCGACCTGGCCATTGAGGGCCCCATCCAGTACGACGCCGCCGTGGATGTCTCCATCGCCGCCTCCAAACTGCCCGCCTCGGATGTTGCCGGGCAGGCCACGGTGTTCATCTTCCCGGACCTGAACACCGGCAACAACACGTACAAGGCGGTGCAGCAGTCCTCGGGTGCCGTCGCCGTCGGGCCCGTCCTGCAGGGCTTGAACAAGCCCATCAACGACCTCTCCCGCGGCTGCACCGTGGAGGACATCGTCAACACCGTGGCCATCACCTCCATCCAGGCGCAGGCCCCGGCGGCTGAGCCCGCCGCGGGTCCGGCCGGTACCACCAGCGAAACCACCGAAGCGAAGGATTCCTAA